The following are encoded together in the Babylonia areolata isolate BAREFJ2019XMU chromosome 18, ASM4173473v1, whole genome shotgun sequence genome:
- the LOC143292673 gene encoding large ribosomal subunit protein uL3-like: MTHILREVDRPGSKTNKKEVVEAVTIVETPPMVCVGLVGYITTPRGLRTFKTVWAEHLNEECRRRFYKNWSRSKKKAFTKYAKKCQDESGKKEIENDLNKIKKYCQVVRVLAHTQMKLLRKRQKKAHIMEIQLNGGSISDKVEWAKSHLEKTIPIGSVFAQDELIDVIGVTKGRGVKGVTSRWHTKKLPRKTHKGLRKVACIGAWHPSRVQYSVARAGQKGYHHRTEINKKIYRIGAGIHTKDGKLVQNNAATEFDPTDKTITPMGGFPHYGDVKQDYLMIKGCVVGPRKRVLTLRKSLLTTFRRRHMEKITLKFIDTSSKWGHGRFQTHEEKHNFMGPLKKELLNREATA; the protein is encoded by the exons ATGACACACATCTTGCGTGAAGTGGATCGCCCCGGTTCCA AGACCAACAAGAAGGAGGTCGTGGAAGCTGTGACCATTGTGGAGACGCCCCCtatggtgtgtgttggtctggTGGGTTACATCACCACTCCCCGTGGCCTCCGTACCTTCAAGACTGTGTGGGCTGAGCATCTGAATGAAGAATGCCGCCGTCGCTTCTACAAGAACTG GTCTCGCTCCAAGAAGAAGGCATTCACCAAGTACGCCAAGAAATGCCAAGACGAATCTGGCAAGAAGGAGATCGAGAATGATCTGAACAAGATCAAGAAATATTGCCAGGTTGTGCGCGTGCTGGCCCACACCCAG ATGAAGCTGCTGCGCAAGCGTCAGAAGAAGGCCCACATCATGGAAATCCAGCTGAACGGTGGATCCATCTCCGACAAGGTGGAGTGGGCCAAGAGCCACTTGGAGAAGACCATTCCAATCGGCAGTGTCTTTGCCCAGGATGAGCTCATCGATGTCATTGGTGTCACCAAGGGTCGTGGTGTGAAGG GTGTGACTTCACGTTGGCACACCAAGAAACTGCCGCGCAAGACCCACAAGGGTCTGCGCAAAGTGGCTTGTATCGGTGCCTGGCATCCTAGCCGTGTGCAGTACTCTGTGGCCCGTGCTGGTCAGAAGGGTTACCACCACCGCACTGAGATCAACAAGAAGATTTACCGCATTGGGGCTGGCATCCACACGAAGGATGGAAAG ttggTGCAGAACAACGCTGCTACTGAGTTTGATCCTACTGACAAGACCATCACCCCAATGGGTGGTTTCCCTCACTATGGTGATGTGAAACAGGACTACCTGATGATCAAGGGATGTGTGGTTGGGCCACGCAAGCGTGTCCTCACCCTGAGAAAG TCCCTGCTGACTACCTTCCGTCGTCGTCACATGGAGAAGATCACCCTGAAGTTCATCGATACCTCCAGCAAATGGGGTCATGGTCGCTTCCAGACTCACGAGGAGAAGCACAACTTCATGGGTCCTCTCAAGAAGGAGCTCCTGAACCGTGAAGCTACTGCCTAA